From the genome of Halomonas sp. 1513, one region includes:
- a CDS encoding bifunctional proline dehydrogenase/L-glutamate gamma-semialdehyde dehydrogenase (proline utilization protein A; multifunctional protein that functions in proline catabolism in the first two enzymatic steps resulting in the conversion of proline to glutamate; in Escherichia coli this protein self regulates transcription via a DNA-binding domain at the N-terminus but the proteins from this group do not and in addition appear to have a truncated C-terminal domain) has protein sequence MLNANNMLDAATWQQDLEALFARISEHYIVDEDAFVDELVQRLSADKDDFQRIAAKTAELVREVREMDTAVDSIDELLQQYSLDTHEGLMLMCLAEAMLRIPDKATADALIEDKLGPADWKSHLGQSESWFVNASTWGLLMTGRVINLDHPRDGKPANFINKLVNRMGEPVIRSAMYQAMKIMGKQFVLGRDIDEALKRSKPLFDKGYTYSYDMLGEAARTRRDAAKYFDDYARAIQQVGKTSKALPAKTPAPSISIKLSALHPRYEFGRREQVLEELVGSVRELAAMARERDVAITIDAEEVDRLELSLEVFRAVLESDTCRGWGHFGLVVQAYSKRALPTLHYLNRLADRQGDEIPIRLVKGAYWDSEIKESQQLGVDGYPVYTRKASTDVAYLVCAQFLLSDNTRGRIFPQFATHNAHTISAILEQANDVNRAFEFQRLHGMGEALYDAALARAPKGTYCRIYAPVGAHKDLLPYLVRRLLENGANSSFVHQLVDPKVPVESLCVHPAETLKQYSRYANPRIVLPRDIFGAGRKNSQGVNLNIRSQYQPLMDQMAGFMDRQHHVKPLLAFDVADDAANTHAVNAPYDRRQAVGSVQWTSAEQAARAVDAAWTAFPRWDATPVAERAAIIRRLGDLMETHMAELMTLCSREGGKLLTDGVDEIKEAVDFCRYYAMRAEELFAEPTALPGPTGESNHLQLGGKGVFAAISPWNFPVAIFCGQVVAAAVAGNTVLAKPAEQTSIVAHRVIELLYEAGMPRDVVQLLPGDGPTVGSVLSGDPRITGVVFTGGTDTAQIINRALAAREGAPLPTLIAETGGMNAMIVDSTALPEQVVADVIQSAFQSAGQRCSALRVLYLQDDVADRVLEILDGAMDELRVGDPRDLGTDVGPVIDEDARKGLNAHIDKLKAEKRLLAETRLDPAHTTEGTFVAPMAFQIDGIEALEREQFGPILHVVRYKASELDGVIESINGRGYGLTFGVHSRNESFANAIAEKIRVGNVYINRNIIGAVVGVQPFGGQGLSGTGPKAGGPHYLLRFATEKTVTVNTAALGGNASLLALGDE, from the coding sequence ATGCTCAATGCCAACAATATGCTGGATGCCGCTACCTGGCAGCAGGATCTCGAGGCGCTTTTCGCTCGCATCAGCGAGCACTACATCGTCGATGAGGATGCCTTCGTCGACGAGCTGGTCCAGCGTCTCAGCGCCGACAAGGACGACTTCCAGCGGATTGCCGCCAAGACCGCCGAGCTGGTGCGTGAAGTGCGCGAGATGGACACCGCCGTCGACTCCATCGACGAACTGCTCCAGCAGTACAGCCTCGACACCCATGAGGGGCTGATGCTGATGTGCCTGGCCGAGGCGATGCTGCGCATTCCCGACAAGGCCACTGCCGACGCACTGATCGAGGACAAGCTGGGGCCCGCCGACTGGAAGTCGCACCTCGGCCAGAGTGAGTCGTGGTTCGTCAATGCCTCGACCTGGGGCCTGCTGATGACCGGTCGCGTGATCAATCTCGATCACCCCCGCGACGGCAAGCCGGCCAACTTCATCAACAAGCTGGTCAATCGCATGGGCGAACCGGTGATCCGCAGCGCCATGTATCAGGCGATGAAGATCATGGGCAAGCAGTTCGTCCTGGGGCGTGATATCGACGAGGCGCTCAAGCGCTCCAAGCCGCTGTTCGACAAGGGTTACACCTACTCTTACGATATGCTCGGCGAGGCCGCGCGCACGCGTCGCGATGCCGCCAAGTACTTCGACGACTACGCCCGCGCCATCCAACAGGTCGGCAAGACCAGCAAGGCGCTACCGGCCAAGACACCGGCCCCCTCGATCTCGATCAAGCTCTCGGCGCTGCATCCGCGCTATGAATTCGGGCGCCGCGAGCAGGTCCTCGAGGAGCTGGTCGGCAGCGTCCGCGAGCTCGCCGCCATGGCCCGGGAGCGCGACGTGGCGATCACCATCGATGCCGAAGAGGTCGACCGCCTGGAGCTGTCGCTGGAAGTATTCCGCGCCGTGCTCGAGAGCGACACCTGCCGCGGCTGGGGTCACTTCGGCCTGGTGGTTCAGGCCTACTCGAAGCGCGCCCTGCCCACCCTCCACTACCTCAACCGGCTGGCCGACCGGCAGGGCGACGAGATCCCCATTCGGCTGGTCAAGGGTGCCTACTGGGACAGCGAGATCAAGGAGTCCCAGCAGCTCGGCGTCGACGGCTACCCGGTCTACACCCGCAAGGCATCTACCGATGTCGCCTACCTGGTGTGCGCGCAGTTCCTGCTCTCCGACAACACCCGTGGGCGGATCTTCCCGCAGTTCGCCACCCACAATGCCCACACCATCAGTGCGATTCTCGAGCAGGCCAACGACGTCAACCGCGCGTTCGAATTCCAGCGCCTTCACGGCATGGGCGAGGCCCTGTATGACGCCGCTCTGGCGCGTGCCCCCAAAGGCACCTACTGCCGTATCTATGCCCCGGTAGGCGCCCACAAGGACCTCTTGCCCTACCTGGTACGACGGCTGCTGGAGAACGGCGCCAATTCGTCGTTCGTGCACCAGCTGGTCGACCCCAAGGTGCCGGTGGAGTCGCTGTGCGTGCACCCGGCAGAGACCCTCAAGCAGTACTCGCGCTATGCCAACCCCAGGATCGTGCTGCCGCGGGATATCTTCGGCGCCGGTCGCAAGAACTCGCAGGGAGTGAACTTGAACATTCGCAGTCAGTATCAGCCACTCATGGATCAGATGGCCGGCTTCATGGACCGCCAGCACCACGTCAAGCCGCTGCTGGCATTCGACGTCGCCGACGATGCGGCCAACACCCATGCGGTGAATGCCCCCTACGATCGTCGCCAGGCCGTCGGCAGCGTGCAGTGGACCAGCGCCGAGCAGGCCGCCCGCGCGGTGGATGCGGCCTGGACGGCCTTCCCGCGCTGGGACGCCACCCCGGTGGCCGAGCGCGCCGCGATCATTCGCCGCCTCGGCGACCTGATGGAAACCCATATGGCCGAGCTGATGACGCTGTGCTCGCGGGAGGGCGGCAAGCTGCTCACCGACGGCGTCGACGAGATCAAGGAGGCGGTGGATTTCTGCCGCTACTATGCGATGCGCGCCGAGGAACTGTTTGCCGAGCCCACCGCGCTGCCCGGCCCCACCGGCGAATCCAACCACCTCCAGCTGGGCGGCAAGGGCGTGTTCGCCGCCATCAGTCCGTGGAACTTCCCGGTGGCGATCTTCTGCGGCCAGGTGGTGGCCGCCGCGGTGGCCGGCAACACCGTCCTGGCCAAGCCCGCCGAGCAGACCTCGATCGTCGCCCACCGCGTCATCGAACTGCTGTACGAGGCCGGCATGCCCCGCGACGTGGTGCAGCTGCTGCCCGGCGACGGCCCCACTGTGGGCAGCGTGCTCAGCGGCGACCCGCGCATCACCGGGGTGGTATTCACCGGCGGCACCGATACCGCGCAGATCATCAATCGCGCCCTGGCCGCCCGCGAGGGCGCCCCGCTGCCGACCCTGATCGCCGAGACTGGCGGCATGAATGCCATGATCGTCGACTCCACCGCGCTGCCCGAGCAGGTGGTCGCCGATGTGATCCAGTCGGCCTTCCAGAGCGCCGGCCAGCGCTGCTCGGCGCTGCGTGTGCTCTACCTGCAGGACGATGTCGCCGACAGGGTGCTTGAGATCCTCGACGGCGCCATGGACGAGCTGCGCGTCGGCGACCCGCGCGACCTGGGCACCGACGTCGGCCCGGTAATCGACGAGGATGCCCGCAAAGGCCTAAATGCGCATATCGATAAACTCAAGGCCGAGAAGCGCCTGCTCGCCGAGACCCGGCTGGATCCCGCGCACACCACCGAGGGCACCTTCGTGGCGCCAATGGCCTTCCAGATCGACGGCATCGAGGCGCTGGAGCGCGAGCAGTTCGGGCCGATCCTGCACGTGGTGCGCTACAAGGCCAGCGAGTTGGACGGCGTGATCGAGTCGATCAACGGCCGCGGCTACGGCCTGACCTTTGGCGTGCATAGCCGCAACGAATCCTTCGCCAACGCCATCGCGGAGAAAATTCGGGTTGGCAATGTGTACATCAACCGCAATATCATCGGCGCCGTCGTCGGTGTGCAACCCTTTGGCGGCCAGGGCCTCTCCGGCACCGGTCCCAAGGCGGGCGGCCCGCACTACCTGCTGCGTTTCGCCACCGAGAAGACCGTCACGGTGAATACCGCCGCCCTGGGCGGCAACGCGTCACTGCTGGCACTCGGCGACGAGTAG